Proteins found in one Candidatus Tanganyikabacteria bacterium genomic segment:
- a CDS encoding FHA domain-containing protein yields MSAELICPVCGFGNRPGATVCEDCGLLIPQYQACPTCGFMNTADSRFCGNCGSELGFEKKFSGGPSRLKGPAAPVTAPAPPPDPPAHSLQPPSMIPQPPPSAAQPASAPPQASAASPAGAAPPATWSPSPAPPVFEDFAGRVPPKAGPTFRLVHEGTGVEIRLPLADAALVVGRPGGGPDVDVSGFPESSVVSRKHARLLVSDGEVRLEDLGSANGTYVNNVRVRAETDLADGDRIAFGQGAKVVFTFRLS; encoded by the coding sequence GTGAGCGCGGAGTTGATCTGCCCGGTCTGCGGCTTCGGCAACCGGCCCGGAGCGACGGTCTGCGAGGATTGCGGGCTGCTGATCCCGCAGTACCAGGCCTGCCCGACGTGCGGGTTCATGAATACCGCCGATTCGCGCTTCTGCGGGAATTGCGGGTCGGAACTGGGATTCGAGAAAAAATTCTCCGGCGGCCCGTCGCGCCTCAAGGGGCCCGCGGCGCCGGTGACGGCTCCGGCGCCGCCGCCGGATCCGCCGGCGCATTCACTCCAGCCGCCGTCAATGATTCCCCAGCCCCCGCCTAGCGCCGCTCAACCGGCCAGCGCCCCTCCCCAAGCCAGCGCCGCTTCCCCGGCCGGCGCCGCTCCTCCGGCCACCTGGTCGCCTTCACCGGCGCCACCCGTCTTCGAGGACTTCGCCGGCCGCGTCCCCCCGAAAGCCGGGCCGACGTTCCGCCTGGTCCACGAGGGCACCGGCGTGGAGATCCGCCTGCCCCTGGCCGACGCCGCCCTGGTGGTGGGCCGCCCGGGCGGCGGTCCGGACGTGGACGTCTCCGGCTTCCCCGAGAGTTCCGTCGTATCGCGCAAGCACGCGCGGCTCCTGGTCAGCGACGGCGAGGTGCGCCTCGAGGATCTGGGCTCGGCCAACGGCACGTACGTCAACAACGTCCGGGTGCGGGCCGAGACCGATCTGGCCGACGGCGATCGCATCGCATTCGGCCAGGGCGCCAAGGTCGTGTTCACCTTCCGCCTCTCGTAG